The proteins below are encoded in one region of Nitrospira sp. SG-bin1:
- the sdhA gene encoding succinate dehydrogenase (part of four member succinate dehydrogenase enzyme complex that forms a trimeric complex (trimer of tetramers); SdhA/B are the catalytic subcomplex and can exhibit succinate dehydrogenase activity in the absence of SdhC/D which are the membrane components and form cytochrome b556; SdhC binds ubiquinone; oxidizes succinate to fumarate while reducing ubiquinone to ubiquinol) codes for MRLDPKIPPGPLETKWDRRRFSEQLVSPNNKRRITIIVVGTGLAGASAASTLGQLGYQVECFCFQDSPRRAHSIAAQGGINAAKNYQDDGDSVGRLFHDTIKGGDFRSREANVYRLAQVSTQIIDQCVALGIPFAREYGGQLANRSFGGVQVSRTFYCRGQTGQQLLLGAYSALCWQIERGQVTMRPRTEMLDLVVVDGQARGIVVRDLVTGRVSIHTAHAVVLATGGYSNVYYLSTNASGSNVTATYRAWKRGAAFANPCFTQIHPTAIPPGDAYQTKLTLMSESLRNDGRLWVPKMPEDQRCPGNIPPAERDYFLERRYPRFGNLAPRDIAARAVKAVCDEGRGVGPGGHGVYLDFADVIGQQGLDVVRERYGNLFDMYQRITGEDAYHTPMRIYPAPHYTMGGLWVDYNLMSTIPGLFVIGEANFADHGANRLGASSLMQGLADGYFILPYTIGHYLATVKLPPVGEDHRESRAALQRVTDRINRLLNVGGRRTAASFHREVGTLLWNHCGMSRNEDGLKLALKSIPVLREEFWRDVMVPGVGEGFNQELEYAGRVADYLEFAELLCHDALHREESCGAHFREEHQTDEGEPQRDDSRFAHVAAWEYRDGTVPILHKEPLAFEFVPPTKRSYQ; via the coding sequence ATGAGACTTGATCCTAAAATCCCTCCCGGCCCCCTGGAGACCAAGTGGGATCGACGCCGGTTCAGCGAGCAATTGGTAAGTCCGAATAATAAGCGAAGAATCACAATTATTGTCGTCGGCACCGGCCTTGCGGGAGCCAGCGCAGCATCGACGTTGGGGCAGTTGGGCTATCAGGTGGAGTGCTTTTGTTTTCAGGACAGTCCTCGCCGAGCGCACAGCATTGCAGCGCAGGGAGGAATCAATGCGGCCAAGAATTACCAAGACGACGGAGACAGTGTGGGCCGACTGTTCCATGACACGATCAAAGGCGGAGATTTCCGCTCCCGCGAAGCCAACGTGTATCGACTCGCCCAAGTCAGTACACAAATCATCGATCAATGCGTGGCGCTGGGTATTCCGTTTGCCAGGGAATACGGCGGGCAGTTAGCCAATCGATCGTTCGGGGGCGTTCAAGTCTCGCGGACGTTCTACTGCCGGGGACAGACCGGCCAGCAACTTCTCTTGGGTGCCTATTCGGCGCTCTGCTGGCAGATTGAGCGGGGACAGGTCACGATGCGTCCACGCACCGAGATGCTCGATCTTGTCGTGGTCGACGGGCAGGCTCGAGGAATCGTGGTGCGCGACCTCGTCACCGGACGTGTGAGCATCCACACGGCCCATGCCGTGGTGCTTGCGACCGGCGGCTATAGCAATGTGTACTATCTGTCGACCAACGCAAGCGGCAGCAACGTGACCGCTACCTACCGAGCGTGGAAGCGGGGGGCCGCATTCGCGAACCCATGCTTTACGCAGATCCACCCCACGGCGATTCCACCGGGAGATGCCTATCAGACTAAGCTAACCCTCATGTCGGAATCGCTTCGCAATGACGGACGACTGTGGGTACCGAAGATGCCTGAGGATCAACGCTGCCCGGGTAATATTCCTCCGGCGGAGCGCGATTACTTTCTGGAGCGTCGATACCCGCGTTTCGGCAACCTGGCGCCGCGAGATATCGCAGCCCGTGCTGTCAAGGCCGTGTGTGATGAGGGCCGTGGTGTCGGTCCGGGTGGTCATGGCGTGTATCTGGATTTCGCCGACGTGATCGGCCAGCAGGGGCTTGATGTGGTCCGCGAGCGCTACGGCAATCTCTTCGACATGTATCAGCGGATTACGGGGGAAGATGCCTACCACACTCCCATGCGAATTTATCCGGCACCGCACTATACGATGGGAGGGCTCTGGGTGGATTACAATCTCATGAGCACCATCCCGGGGCTCTTCGTGATCGGCGAGGCGAATTTCGCGGATCACGGCGCCAACCGGCTCGGAGCCAGCTCTCTCATGCAAGGGTTGGCCGATGGCTATTTCATCTTGCCGTATACGATCGGACACTACTTGGCGACGGTGAAGCTGCCTCCTGTTGGCGAAGATCATCGAGAATCTCGGGCGGCGCTTCAGCGTGTGACGGATCGGATCAATCGCCTATTGAATGTCGGGGGACGGCGAACGGCTGCCTCATTTCATCGGGAGGTTGGGACACTCTTATGGAACCACTGCGGCATGTCGCGCAATGAGGACGGACTCAAGCTGGCATTGAAATCGATCCCGGTTCTACGGGAGGAGTTTTGGCGTGACGTGATGGTGCCGGGGGTAGGAGAAGGGTTCAATCAAGAGTTGGAGTATGCGGGACGAGTTGCAGACTATCTCGAATTCGCCGAACTGCTCTGCCACGACGCGTTACATCGAGAGGAGTCGTGCGGGGCACATTTCCGGGAAGAGCATCAGACGGACGAGGGGGAACCGCAGCGTGACGACAGCCGTTTCGCGCACGTGGCCGCATGGGAGTACCGGGATGGCACGGTCCCCATCCTGCACAAGGAGCCGTTGGCGTTTGAATTCGTACCGCCGACCAAGAGAAGTTATCAGTGA
- a CDS encoding succinate dehydrogenase — MRFTLNIWRQNGPADIGRFVTYDAHDISAGMSFLEMLDSVNQRLIAKGEEPVAFEQDCREGICGSCSLVINGIPHGPDRGITTCQLYMRRFRDGAVITIEPWRARAFPIIKDLVVDRRALDRVTQAGGYISVNTGGAVDGNVLLIGKDQAETAMDAASCIGCGACVAACKNASAMLFVAAKVSHLAILPQGKPERTRRVRAMVEAMDREGFGACGNQYECEAVCPKRISVRFIATLNREYLRSGVVESGLLTEPESPHAESA, encoded by the coding sequence ATGAGATTCACGTTGAACATTTGGCGGCAGAACGGTCCGGCCGACATCGGGCGGTTCGTGACGTATGACGCGCACGACATCAGCGCCGGTATGTCGTTCCTGGAAATGCTGGACAGCGTGAATCAGAGGCTGATCGCCAAGGGTGAAGAGCCGGTGGCATTTGAGCAGGATTGCCGTGAAGGTATTTGTGGAAGCTGCTCGCTGGTCATCAATGGCATTCCGCACGGTCCAGACCGCGGCATCACCACTTGTCAGTTGTACATGCGTCGGTTTCGCGACGGAGCCGTGATCACGATCGAGCCGTGGCGTGCGCGAGCCTTTCCCATCATCAAAGACTTGGTCGTGGATCGTCGAGCGTTGGATCGCGTCACGCAGGCGGGCGGGTATATCTCTGTCAACACCGGCGGAGCGGTGGATGGCAACGTCCTGTTGATCGGCAAAGACCAAGCCGAAACCGCGATGGATGCGGCATCGTGTATCGGTTGTGGGGCCTGTGTGGCTGCCTGTAAGAATGCCTCCGCCATGTTGTTTGTCGCGGCCAAGGTGTCCCACCTGGCGATCTTGCCGCAAGGGAAGCCGGAGCGTACCCGTCGGGTGAGAGCCATGGTGGAGGCCATGGATCGAGAAGGGTTTGGCGCGTGCGGGAATCAGTACGAGTGTGAAGCCGTCTGCCCGAAACGCATCAGCGTCCGTTTCATCGCCACTTTGAACCGCGAGTATCTTCGTTCCGGCGTCGTTGAATCCGGCCTTCTTACAGAGCCGGAATCTCCTCATGCAGAATCCGCCTAG
- a CDS encoding D-tyrosyl-tRNA(Tyr) deacylase has product MRAVIQRVTNASVEVDGKIVGRIQQGVLVLLGVAKGDGESDMQYLIDKIRTLRIFADEQGKMNRSLTEVGGAVLLVSQFTLLGRTTNGRRPSFDEAAPPDSAKHLYEQVVDRLRTSGTLVETGVFAAHMHVTLVNDGPVTFIVDSRERR; this is encoded by the coding sequence ATGAGAGCGGTCATCCAGCGTGTCACCAATGCGTCGGTGGAAGTGGATGGAAAGATTGTGGGCCGGATCCAACAGGGTGTATTGGTTTTGTTGGGTGTCGCCAAAGGCGATGGCGAGTCCGATATGCAGTATCTGATCGACAAGATCCGGACCCTCCGCATTTTTGCCGATGAACAGGGGAAGATGAATCGATCGCTGACGGAGGTAGGTGGCGCGGTGTTGTTGGTCTCCCAATTCACGCTTCTCGGTCGGACAACGAATGGTCGCCGTCCCAGTTTTGACGAAGCTGCTCCTCCGGACTCGGCCAAGCATCTCTATGAACAGGTCGTGGATCGTCTGCGAACATCGGGCACGCTGGTTGAAACGGGTGTCTTTGCCGCGCATATGCACGTGACTTTGGTGAACGACGGGCCGGTGACGTTCATCGTGGACAGTCGGGAACGACGGTGA
- a CDS encoding glyoxalase, with translation MNNSIFHLAFPIHDVDSTLRFYVDGLGCTIGRRSKQAVTLGLAGHQLVAHVVPDESSKQKGIYPRHFGLIFLSQEEWQALADRAKAKGLTFYQQPRVRFSDTRIEHRTFFLEDPSHNLLEFKHYTYESAIFGEQDFTEVGDTGGESTD, from the coding sequence ATGAACAACTCCATCTTTCATCTCGCCTTTCCGATTCATGACGTCGATTCCACGCTTCGGTTCTATGTGGATGGTCTCGGCTGTACCATCGGGCGTCGGTCGAAGCAGGCGGTGACACTAGGTCTAGCAGGTCATCAGCTTGTTGCGCATGTCGTGCCGGATGAATCCTCGAAACAGAAAGGAATTTACCCGCGTCATTTCGGACTGATTTTTCTCTCACAGGAAGAGTGGCAGGCGCTGGCGGATCGAGCGAAGGCCAAAGGGCTGACGTTCTATCAACAGCCGCGAGTGCGATTTTCTGACACGCGCATCGAGCACCGCACATTTTTTCTGGAAGACCCGTCCCACAACCTGCTCGAATTCAAACACTACACCTACGAATCGGCCATCTTTGGGGAACAGGACTTTACAGAGGTGGGTGATACGGGCGGTGAATCGACGGACTGA
- a CDS encoding GTP-binding protein — MKIFAAEFIKSCVSPEQFPAGGLHEIAFVGRSNVGKSSLINSLLNRRDLAKVSRTPGKTRAVNVFLVSTSDPDLSRFHLVDLPGYGFAKVSKSVRSDWGPLMEDYLVGRASLLGVVLLVDSRVVTDQDRQTIAWLRSIRRNPLVVATKVDKLKPSERVRTLRDTHRILGLGEGELLIPYSSVTGDGRDRVWRALRDAAGGLQRDPA; from the coding sequence ATGAAGATCTTCGCGGCTGAGTTTATCAAAAGTTGTGTATCACCAGAACAGTTTCCTGCGGGCGGCCTCCACGAGATTGCGTTCGTGGGGCGCTCCAATGTGGGCAAATCATCGCTGATCAACTCGTTGCTCAATCGTCGAGACCTGGCCAAAGTCAGCCGGACGCCGGGAAAGACGAGAGCCGTGAACGTGTTTCTCGTTTCCACGTCCGATCCAGACCTGTCGCGATTCCATCTCGTGGACCTACCCGGCTATGGGTTCGCCAAGGTGTCGAAATCCGTCCGCAGCGACTGGGGACCGTTGATGGAAGACTATCTCGTCGGACGAGCTTCGCTGCTCGGAGTCGTGCTGTTGGTGGATAGCCGAGTCGTGACCGACCAGGACCGTCAGACCATCGCGTGGCTCCGTTCGATTCGTCGGAATCCTCTCGTCGTGGCGACCAAGGTCGATAAGTTGAAGCCGAGTGAACGGGTTCGAACCCTCAGGGACACCCATCGGATCCTCGGATTAGGCGAGGGGGAACTGCTGATTCCCTATTCGTCAGTGACCGGAGATGGTCGGGATCGGGTGTGGAGAGCGTTACGCGACGCGGCCGGCGGTCTTCAGAGAGATCCCGCTTGA